The following coding sequences lie in one Angustibacter luteus genomic window:
- a CDS encoding SDR family oxidoreductase has translation MKRQVALVTGGASGIGRSLAAALARRGHTVVIADVDETAAQGAAASLGGQAVALDVTDRTAFAAVAKQVVADHGSLDLLFNNAGIGVGGLVDELGDEHWDRCLAVNLHGVVHGVQAAVPIMTEQGSGHIVNTASMAGLMTVPMMLPYTTTKHAVVALSRALRAEMAPVGVRVSAVCPAFIATPLLDNLNPGLGENEATRSVRTSAARLQPGGLPGPDELAEAVLTGVARNKALIVFPRAQWGVVAAQRWAPGLVDRLIGQEVRAYRARRRPA, from the coding sequence GTGAAGCGCCAGGTGGCGCTGGTCACCGGCGGCGCGTCCGGGATCGGGCGGTCGTTGGCCGCGGCGCTGGCCAGACGGGGGCACACGGTGGTGATCGCGGACGTCGACGAGACCGCGGCGCAGGGAGCCGCGGCCTCGCTCGGCGGCCAGGCCGTCGCGCTCGACGTGACGGACCGGACGGCGTTCGCCGCGGTGGCCAAGCAGGTGGTGGCCGACCACGGATCGCTGGACCTGCTGTTCAACAACGCGGGCATCGGCGTCGGCGGACTCGTGGACGAGCTCGGCGACGAGCACTGGGACCGGTGTCTCGCCGTCAACCTGCACGGGGTGGTGCACGGGGTGCAGGCGGCCGTGCCGATCATGACCGAGCAGGGCAGCGGGCACATCGTGAACACGGCGTCCATGGCCGGACTGATGACCGTGCCGATGATGCTGCCGTACACGACGACCAAGCACGCCGTCGTCGCGCTGAGCCGGGCGCTGCGCGCCGAGATGGCGCCGGTCGGCGTGCGGGTCAGTGCGGTGTGCCCGGCATTCATCGCGACGCCCCTGCTGGACAACCTCAACCCTGGGCTCGGCGAGAACGAGGCGACGCGCAGCGTGCGGACGTCCGCCGCGCGCCTTCAGCCGGGCGGGCTGCCCGGGCCGGACGAGCTGGCCGAGGCGGTGCTGACCGGGGTGGCGCGGAACAAGGCGCTGATCGTGTTCCCACGCGCGCAGTGGGGCGTCGTCGCCGCGCAGCGCTGGGCGCCGGGCCTGGTGGACCGGCTCATCGGCCAGGAGGTCCGCGCCTACCGCGCCCGCCGCCGTCCCGCCTGA